In a single window of the Anguilla rostrata isolate EN2019 chromosome 6, ASM1855537v3, whole genome shotgun sequence genome:
- the LOC135257205 gene encoding matrilin-3-like isoform X4, with protein MKSLFRGLVCCLSVLALEVCETYCRVSGEEAERILSQSYAQSRYRQRAPHRVPTSERTLNPQGAGPNCISRPLDLVFIIDSSRSVRPIEFEKVKIFLADMVDTLDIGPDATRVAVVNYASTVNIEFLLKTYLNKADMKMALSRIEPLAAGTMTGLAIKTAMEQAFTEQSGARPRDKNISKVAIIVTDGRPQDQVEEVSAAARASGIEIYAVGVDRADMRSLRLMASNPLDDHVFYVETYGVIEKLTSKFRETLCGVDSCALGHDCEQICINSIDSYYCRCREDFVLNEDMKTCSKQSRSRALRVTGRDSCALGHDCEHICVNDNGDYYCRCREGFVLNEDMRTCSKQSRDSCALGHDCEHICVNNIDDYYCRCWEGFVLNEDMKTCSKQSGSQALPVPGLDSCALGHDCEHICVNDNGGFYCRCWDGFVLNEDMKTCSKQSGSRALLVTGHDSCALGHDCEHICVNDNGDYYCRCWEGFVLNEDMKSCSMQSRDSCALGHDCEHICVNNNDDYYCRCLEGFVLNEDMKSCSKQSGSRALLVTGRDSCALGHDCEHICVNDNGDYYCRCLEGFDLNEDMKTCSKQSLDPCAVGHDCEHICVNSNASYYCKCREGFVLNEDMKTCSKKKEVRAELSVDPCKCEAQLAFQRAVQSSLRDLTGRLDDITRRVDQIESGMRNF; from the exons ATGAAATCCTTATTCAGAGGTCTCGTCTGTTGCCTCTCAGTGTTGGCATTGGAGGTTTGCGAAACTTACTGTCGAGTCAGTGGAGAAGAGGCAGAGCGTATTTTATCCCAAAGTTATGCACAGAGTAGATACCGACAACGTGCTCCTCATCGTGTACCGACATCGGAGAGAACCCTCAATCCTCAAG GGGCAGGACCAAATTGCATAAGCCGACCCCTGGACTTGGTCTTCATCATCGACAGTTCCCGTAGCGTGCGCCCAATTGAGTTCGAGAAGGTCAAGATCTTCCTGGCCGACATGGTGGACACATTGGACATCGGGCCGGACGCCACTCGGGTCGCCGTCGTCAACTACGCCAGCACAGTAAACATCGAGTTCCTGCTAAAGACCTACCTCAACAAGGCCGACATGAAGATGGCCCTGTCACGCATCGAACCACTGGCGGCTGGCACCATGACTGGCCTGGCCATCAAGACCGCCATGGAACAAGCCTTCACCGAGCAGTCCGGCGCTCGGCCGCGTGACAAGAACATCTCTAAGGTGGCCATCATCGTCACTGACGGCCGTCCTCAGGACCAGGTGGAAGAGGTGTCTGCTGCGGCTAGGGCCTCGGGGATAGAGATCTATGCCGTAGGGGTGGATCGAGCCGACATGAGGTCCCTACGCCTTATGGCCAGCAACCCACTGGACGATCACGTCTTCTATGTCGAAACCTACGGTGTTATAGAGAAGCTGACCTCAAAGTTCCGGGAGACCCTGTGTG GTGTGGACTCCTGTGCTCTGGGACATGACTGTGAGCAAATTTGTATCAACAGCATCGACAGCTATTACTGCAGGTGTCGGGAGGACTTTGTCTTGAATGAGGACATGAAAACTTGTTCTAAGCAAA GCAGGTCTCGGGCCTTACGTGTTACAGGTCGTGACTCCTGTGCTCTGGGACATGACTGTGAGCATATTTGTGTGAACGACAACGGCGATTACTACTGCAGGTGTCGGGAAGGCTTTGTCTTGAACGAGGACATGAGAACTTGTTCCAAGCAAA GTCGTGACTCCTGTGCTCTGGGACATGATTGTGAACACATTTGTGTCAACAACATCGACGACTATTACTGCCGGTGTTGGGAAGGCTTTGTCTTGAATGAGGACATGAAAACTTGTTCCAAGCAAA GCGGGTCTCAAGCCTTACCTGTTCCAGGTCTGGACTCATGTGCTCTGGGACATGACTGTGAGCATATTTGTGTGAACGACAACGGTGGCTTTTACTGCAGGTGTTGGGATGGCTTTGTCTTGAATGAGGACATGAAAACTTGTTCCAAGCAAA GCGGGTCTCGAGCCTTACTTGTTACAGGTCATGACTCCTGTGCTCTGGGACATGACTGTGAGCATATTTGTGTGAACGACAACGGCGACTATTACTGCAGGTGTTGGGAGGGCTTTGTCTTGAACGAGGACATGAAATCTTGTTCTATGCAAA GTCGTGACTCCTGTGCTCTGGGACATGACTGTGAGCATATTTGTGTGAACAACAATGACGACTATTACTGCAGGTGTCTGGAGGGCTTTGTCTTGAACGAGGACATGAAATCATGTTCTAAGCAAA GTGGGTCTCGAGCCTTACTTGTTACAGGTCGTGACTCCTGTGCTCTGGGACATGACTGTGAGCATATTTGTGTGAACGACAATGGCGACTATTACTGCAGGTGTCTGGAGGGCTTTGACTTGAATGAGGACATGAAAACTTGTTCTAAGCAAA GTCTGGACCCCTGTGCCGTGGGACATGACTGCGAGCATATATGCGTCAACAGCAATGCCTCATATTATTGCAAGTGTCGGGAGGGCTTTGTTTTGAACGAGGACATGAAAACTTGTTCCAAGAAAA aAGAGGTAAGGGCGGAGCTGTCAGTAGACCCTTGCAAGTGCGAGGCTCAGCTGGCCTTCCAGAGAGCAGTGCAGTCCTCTCTCCGGGACCTGACTGGCAG ACTAGATGACATCACAAGGAGAGTTGACCAGATTGAGAGCGGAATGCGTAATTTCTAA
- the LOC135257205 gene encoding matrilin-3-like isoform X5: MKSLFRGLVCCLSVLALEVCETYCRVSGEEAERILSQSYAQSRYRQRAPHRVPTSERTLNPQGAGPNCISRPLDLVFIIDSSRSVRPIEFEKVKIFLADMVDTLDIGPDATRVAVVNYASTVNIEFLLKTYLNKADMKMALSRIEPLAAGTMTGLAIKTAMEQAFTEQSGARPRDKNISKVAIIVTDGRPQDQVEEVSAAARASGIEIYAVGVDRADMRSLRLMASNPLDDHVFYVETYGVIEKLTSKFRETLCGVDSCALGHDCEQICINSIDSYYCRCREDFVLNEDMKTCSKQSRSRALRVTGRDSCALGHDCEHICVNDNGDYYCRCREGFVLNEDMRTCSKQSRDSCALGHDCEHICVNNIDDYYCRCWEGFVLNEDMKTCSKQSGSQALPVPGLDSCALGHDCEHICVNDNGGFYCRCWDGFVLNEDMKTCSKQSGSRALLVTGHDSCALGHDCEHICVNDNGDYYCRCWEGFVLNEDMKSCSMQSRDSCALGHDCEHICVNNNDDYYCRCLEGFVLNEDMKSCSKQSLDPCAVGHDCEHICVNSNASYYCKCREGFVLNEDMKTCSKKKEVRAELSVDPCKCEAQLAFQRAVQSSLRDLTGRLDDITRRVDQIESGMRNF, translated from the exons ATGAAATCCTTATTCAGAGGTCTCGTCTGTTGCCTCTCAGTGTTGGCATTGGAGGTTTGCGAAACTTACTGTCGAGTCAGTGGAGAAGAGGCAGAGCGTATTTTATCCCAAAGTTATGCACAGAGTAGATACCGACAACGTGCTCCTCATCGTGTACCGACATCGGAGAGAACCCTCAATCCTCAAG GGGCAGGACCAAATTGCATAAGCCGACCCCTGGACTTGGTCTTCATCATCGACAGTTCCCGTAGCGTGCGCCCAATTGAGTTCGAGAAGGTCAAGATCTTCCTGGCCGACATGGTGGACACATTGGACATCGGGCCGGACGCCACTCGGGTCGCCGTCGTCAACTACGCCAGCACAGTAAACATCGAGTTCCTGCTAAAGACCTACCTCAACAAGGCCGACATGAAGATGGCCCTGTCACGCATCGAACCACTGGCGGCTGGCACCATGACTGGCCTGGCCATCAAGACCGCCATGGAACAAGCCTTCACCGAGCAGTCCGGCGCTCGGCCGCGTGACAAGAACATCTCTAAGGTGGCCATCATCGTCACTGACGGCCGTCCTCAGGACCAGGTGGAAGAGGTGTCTGCTGCGGCTAGGGCCTCGGGGATAGAGATCTATGCCGTAGGGGTGGATCGAGCCGACATGAGGTCCCTACGCCTTATGGCCAGCAACCCACTGGACGATCACGTCTTCTATGTCGAAACCTACGGTGTTATAGAGAAGCTGACCTCAAAGTTCCGGGAGACCCTGTGTG GTGTGGACTCCTGTGCTCTGGGACATGACTGTGAGCAAATTTGTATCAACAGCATCGACAGCTATTACTGCAGGTGTCGGGAGGACTTTGTCTTGAATGAGGACATGAAAACTTGTTCTAAGCAAA GCAGGTCTCGGGCCTTACGTGTTACAGGTCGTGACTCCTGTGCTCTGGGACATGACTGTGAGCATATTTGTGTGAACGACAACGGCGATTACTACTGCAGGTGTCGGGAAGGCTTTGTCTTGAACGAGGACATGAGAACTTGTTCCAAGCAAA GTCGTGACTCCTGTGCTCTGGGACATGATTGTGAACACATTTGTGTCAACAACATCGACGACTATTACTGCCGGTGTTGGGAAGGCTTTGTCTTGAATGAGGACATGAAAACTTGTTCCAAGCAAA GCGGGTCTCAAGCCTTACCTGTTCCAGGTCTGGACTCATGTGCTCTGGGACATGACTGTGAGCATATTTGTGTGAACGACAACGGTGGCTTTTACTGCAGGTGTTGGGATGGCTTTGTCTTGAATGAGGACATGAAAACTTGTTCCAAGCAAA GCGGGTCTCGAGCCTTACTTGTTACAGGTCATGACTCCTGTGCTCTGGGACATGACTGTGAGCATATTTGTGTGAACGACAACGGCGACTATTACTGCAGGTGTTGGGAGGGCTTTGTCTTGAACGAGGACATGAAATCTTGTTCTATGCAAA GTCGTGACTCCTGTGCTCTGGGACATGACTGTGAGCATATTTGTGTGAACAACAATGACGACTATTACTGCAGGTGTCTGGAGGGCTTTGTCTTGAACGAGGACATGAAATCATGTTCTAAGCAAA GTCTGGACCCCTGTGCCGTGGGACATGACTGCGAGCATATATGCGTCAACAGCAATGCCTCATATTATTGCAAGTGTCGGGAGGGCTTTGTTTTGAACGAGGACATGAAAACTTGTTCCAAGAAAA aAGAGGTAAGGGCGGAGCTGTCAGTAGACCCTTGCAAGTGCGAGGCTCAGCTGGCCTTCCAGAGAGCAGTGCAGTCCTCTCTCCGGGACCTGACTGGCAG ACTAGATGACATCACAAGGAGAGTTGACCAGATTGAGAGCGGAATGCGTAATTTCTAA
- the LOC135257205 gene encoding matrilin-3-like isoform X3 yields MKSLFRGLVCCLSVLALEVCETYCRVSGEEAERILSQSYAQSRYRQRAPHRVPTSERTLNPQGAGPNCISRPLDLVFIIDSSRSVRPIEFEKVKIFLADMVDTLDIGPDATRVAVVNYASTVNIEFLLKTYLNKADMKMALSRIEPLAAGTMTGLAIKTAMEQAFTEQSGARPRDKNISKVAIIVTDGRPQDQVEEVSAAARASGIEIYAVGVDRADMRSLRLMASNPLDDHVFYVETYGVIEKLTSKFRETLCGVDSCALGHDCEQICINSIDSYYCRCREDFVLNEDMKTCSKQSRSRALRVTGRDSCALGHDCEHICVNDNGDYYCRCREGFVLNEDMRTCSKQSRDSCALGHDCEHICVNNIDDYYCRCWEGFVLNEDMKTCSKQSGSQALPVPGLDSCALGHDCEHICVNDNGGFYCRCWDGFVLNEDMKTCSKQSHDSCALGHDCEHICVNDNGDYYCRCWEGFVLNEDMKSCSMQSRDSCALGHDCEHICVNNNDDYYCRCLEGFVLNEDMKSCSKQSGSRALLVTGRDSCALGHDCEHICVNDNGDYYCRCLEGFDLNEDMKTCSKQSRSRALLATGRDSCALGHDCEHICVNANGDYYCRCWEGFVLSEDMKSCSKQSLDPCAVGHDCEHICVNSNASYYCKCREGFVLNEDMKTCSKKKEVRAELSVDPCKCEAQLAFQRAVQSSLRDLTGRLDDITRRVDQIESGMRNF; encoded by the exons ATGAAATCCTTATTCAGAGGTCTCGTCTGTTGCCTCTCAGTGTTGGCATTGGAGGTTTGCGAAACTTACTGTCGAGTCAGTGGAGAAGAGGCAGAGCGTATTTTATCCCAAAGTTATGCACAGAGTAGATACCGACAACGTGCTCCTCATCGTGTACCGACATCGGAGAGAACCCTCAATCCTCAAG GGGCAGGACCAAATTGCATAAGCCGACCCCTGGACTTGGTCTTCATCATCGACAGTTCCCGTAGCGTGCGCCCAATTGAGTTCGAGAAGGTCAAGATCTTCCTGGCCGACATGGTGGACACATTGGACATCGGGCCGGACGCCACTCGGGTCGCCGTCGTCAACTACGCCAGCACAGTAAACATCGAGTTCCTGCTAAAGACCTACCTCAACAAGGCCGACATGAAGATGGCCCTGTCACGCATCGAACCACTGGCGGCTGGCACCATGACTGGCCTGGCCATCAAGACCGCCATGGAACAAGCCTTCACCGAGCAGTCCGGCGCTCGGCCGCGTGACAAGAACATCTCTAAGGTGGCCATCATCGTCACTGACGGCCGTCCTCAGGACCAGGTGGAAGAGGTGTCTGCTGCGGCTAGGGCCTCGGGGATAGAGATCTATGCCGTAGGGGTGGATCGAGCCGACATGAGGTCCCTACGCCTTATGGCCAGCAACCCACTGGACGATCACGTCTTCTATGTCGAAACCTACGGTGTTATAGAGAAGCTGACCTCAAAGTTCCGGGAGACCCTGTGTG GTGTGGACTCCTGTGCTCTGGGACATGACTGTGAGCAAATTTGTATCAACAGCATCGACAGCTATTACTGCAGGTGTCGGGAGGACTTTGTCTTGAATGAGGACATGAAAACTTGTTCTAAGCAAA GCAGGTCTCGGGCCTTACGTGTTACAGGTCGTGACTCCTGTGCTCTGGGACATGACTGTGAGCATATTTGTGTGAACGACAACGGCGATTACTACTGCAGGTGTCGGGAAGGCTTTGTCTTGAACGAGGACATGAGAACTTGTTCCAAGCAAA GTCGTGACTCCTGTGCTCTGGGACATGATTGTGAACACATTTGTGTCAACAACATCGACGACTATTACTGCCGGTGTTGGGAAGGCTTTGTCTTGAATGAGGACATGAAAACTTGTTCCAAGCAAA GCGGGTCTCAAGCCTTACCTGTTCCAGGTCTGGACTCATGTGCTCTGGGACATGACTGTGAGCATATTTGTGTGAACGACAACGGTGGCTTTTACTGCAGGTGTTGGGATGGCTTTGTCTTGAATGAGGACATGAAAACTTGTTCCAAGCAAA GTCATGACTCCTGTGCTCTGGGACATGACTGTGAGCATATTTGTGTGAACGACAACGGCGACTATTACTGCAGGTGTTGGGAGGGCTTTGTCTTGAACGAGGACATGAAATCTTGTTCTATGCAAA GTCGTGACTCCTGTGCTCTGGGACATGACTGTGAGCATATTTGTGTGAACAACAATGACGACTATTACTGCAGGTGTCTGGAGGGCTTTGTCTTGAACGAGGACATGAAATCATGTTCTAAGCAAA GTGGGTCTCGAGCCTTACTTGTTACAGGTCGTGACTCCTGTGCTCTGGGACATGACTGTGAGCATATTTGTGTGAACGACAATGGCGACTATTACTGCAGGTGTCTGGAGGGCTTTGACTTGAATGAGGACATGAAAACTTGTTCTAAGCAAA GCAGGTCTCGGGCCTTACTTGCTACAGGTCGTGACTCCTGTGCTCTGGGACATGACTGTGAACATATTTGTGTGAACGCCAACGGCGACTATTACTGCAGGTGTTGGGAGGGCTTTGTCTTGAGCGAGGACATGAAATCTTGTTCCAAGCAAA GTCTGGACCCCTGTGCCGTGGGACATGACTGCGAGCATATATGCGTCAACAGCAATGCCTCATATTATTGCAAGTGTCGGGAGGGCTTTGTTTTGAACGAGGACATGAAAACTTGTTCCAAGAAAA aAGAGGTAAGGGCGGAGCTGTCAGTAGACCCTTGCAAGTGCGAGGCTCAGCTGGCCTTCCAGAGAGCAGTGCAGTCCTCTCTCCGGGACCTGACTGGCAG ACTAGATGACATCACAAGGAGAGTTGACCAGATTGAGAGCGGAATGCGTAATTTCTAA
- the LOC135257205 gene encoding matrilin-3-like isoform X2 has translation MKSLFRGLVCCLSVLALEVCETYCRVSGEEAERILSQSYAQSRYRQRAPHRVPTSERTLNPQGAGPNCISRPLDLVFIIDSSRSVRPIEFEKVKIFLADMVDTLDIGPDATRVAVVNYASTVNIEFLLKTYLNKADMKMALSRIEPLAAGTMTGLAIKTAMEQAFTEQSGARPRDKNISKVAIIVTDGRPQDQVEEVSAAARASGIEIYAVGVDRADMRSLRLMASNPLDDHVFYVETYGVIEKLTSKFRETLCGVDSCALGHDCEQICINSIDSYYCRCREDFVLNEDMKTCSKQSRDSCALGHDCEHICVNDNGDYYCRCREGFVLNEDMRTCSKQSRDSCALGHDCEHICVNNIDDYYCRCWEGFVLNEDMKTCSKQSGSQALPVPGLDSCALGHDCEHICVNDNGGFYCRCWDGFVLNEDMKTCSKQSGSRALLVTGHDSCALGHDCEHICVNDNGDYYCRCWEGFVLNEDMKSCSMQSRDSCALGHDCEHICVNNNDDYYCRCLEGFVLNEDMKSCSKQSGSRALLVTGRDSCALGHDCEHICVNDNGDYYCRCLEGFDLNEDMKTCSKQSRSRALLATGRDSCALGHDCEHICVNANGDYYCRCWEGFVLSEDMKSCSKQSLDPCAVGHDCEHICVNSNASYYCKCREGFVLNEDMKTCSKKKEVRAELSVDPCKCEAQLAFQRAVQSSLRDLTGRLDDITRRVDQIESGMRNF, from the exons ATGAAATCCTTATTCAGAGGTCTCGTCTGTTGCCTCTCAGTGTTGGCATTGGAGGTTTGCGAAACTTACTGTCGAGTCAGTGGAGAAGAGGCAGAGCGTATTTTATCCCAAAGTTATGCACAGAGTAGATACCGACAACGTGCTCCTCATCGTGTACCGACATCGGAGAGAACCCTCAATCCTCAAG GGGCAGGACCAAATTGCATAAGCCGACCCCTGGACTTGGTCTTCATCATCGACAGTTCCCGTAGCGTGCGCCCAATTGAGTTCGAGAAGGTCAAGATCTTCCTGGCCGACATGGTGGACACATTGGACATCGGGCCGGACGCCACTCGGGTCGCCGTCGTCAACTACGCCAGCACAGTAAACATCGAGTTCCTGCTAAAGACCTACCTCAACAAGGCCGACATGAAGATGGCCCTGTCACGCATCGAACCACTGGCGGCTGGCACCATGACTGGCCTGGCCATCAAGACCGCCATGGAACAAGCCTTCACCGAGCAGTCCGGCGCTCGGCCGCGTGACAAGAACATCTCTAAGGTGGCCATCATCGTCACTGACGGCCGTCCTCAGGACCAGGTGGAAGAGGTGTCTGCTGCGGCTAGGGCCTCGGGGATAGAGATCTATGCCGTAGGGGTGGATCGAGCCGACATGAGGTCCCTACGCCTTATGGCCAGCAACCCACTGGACGATCACGTCTTCTATGTCGAAACCTACGGTGTTATAGAGAAGCTGACCTCAAAGTTCCGGGAGACCCTGTGTG GTGTGGACTCCTGTGCTCTGGGACATGACTGTGAGCAAATTTGTATCAACAGCATCGACAGCTATTACTGCAGGTGTCGGGAGGACTTTGTCTTGAATGAGGACATGAAAACTTGTTCTAAGCAAA GTCGTGACTCCTGTGCTCTGGGACATGACTGTGAGCATATTTGTGTGAACGACAACGGCGATTACTACTGCAGGTGTCGGGAAGGCTTTGTCTTGAACGAGGACATGAGAACTTGTTCCAAGCAAA GTCGTGACTCCTGTGCTCTGGGACATGATTGTGAACACATTTGTGTCAACAACATCGACGACTATTACTGCCGGTGTTGGGAAGGCTTTGTCTTGAATGAGGACATGAAAACTTGTTCCAAGCAAA GCGGGTCTCAAGCCTTACCTGTTCCAGGTCTGGACTCATGTGCTCTGGGACATGACTGTGAGCATATTTGTGTGAACGACAACGGTGGCTTTTACTGCAGGTGTTGGGATGGCTTTGTCTTGAATGAGGACATGAAAACTTGTTCCAAGCAAA GCGGGTCTCGAGCCTTACTTGTTACAGGTCATGACTCCTGTGCTCTGGGACATGACTGTGAGCATATTTGTGTGAACGACAACGGCGACTATTACTGCAGGTGTTGGGAGGGCTTTGTCTTGAACGAGGACATGAAATCTTGTTCTATGCAAA GTCGTGACTCCTGTGCTCTGGGACATGACTGTGAGCATATTTGTGTGAACAACAATGACGACTATTACTGCAGGTGTCTGGAGGGCTTTGTCTTGAACGAGGACATGAAATCATGTTCTAAGCAAA GTGGGTCTCGAGCCTTACTTGTTACAGGTCGTGACTCCTGTGCTCTGGGACATGACTGTGAGCATATTTGTGTGAACGACAATGGCGACTATTACTGCAGGTGTCTGGAGGGCTTTGACTTGAATGAGGACATGAAAACTTGTTCTAAGCAAA GCAGGTCTCGGGCCTTACTTGCTACAGGTCGTGACTCCTGTGCTCTGGGACATGACTGTGAACATATTTGTGTGAACGCCAACGGCGACTATTACTGCAGGTGTTGGGAGGGCTTTGTCTTGAGCGAGGACATGAAATCTTGTTCCAAGCAAA GTCTGGACCCCTGTGCCGTGGGACATGACTGCGAGCATATATGCGTCAACAGCAATGCCTCATATTATTGCAAGTGTCGGGAGGGCTTTGTTTTGAACGAGGACATGAAAACTTGTTCCAAGAAAA aAGAGGTAAGGGCGGAGCTGTCAGTAGACCCTTGCAAGTGCGAGGCTCAGCTGGCCTTCCAGAGAGCAGTGCAGTCCTCTCTCCGGGACCTGACTGGCAG ACTAGATGACATCACAAGGAGAGTTGACCAGATTGAGAGCGGAATGCGTAATTTCTAA
- the LOC135257205 gene encoding matrilin-3-like isoform X1 produces MKSLFRGLVCCLSVLALEVCETYCRVSGEEAERILSQSYAQSRYRQRAPHRVPTSERTLNPQGAGPNCISRPLDLVFIIDSSRSVRPIEFEKVKIFLADMVDTLDIGPDATRVAVVNYASTVNIEFLLKTYLNKADMKMALSRIEPLAAGTMTGLAIKTAMEQAFTEQSGARPRDKNISKVAIIVTDGRPQDQVEEVSAAARASGIEIYAVGVDRADMRSLRLMASNPLDDHVFYVETYGVIEKLTSKFRETLCGVDSCALGHDCEQICINSIDSYYCRCREDFVLNEDMKTCSKQSRSRALRVTGRDSCALGHDCEHICVNDNGDYYCRCREGFVLNEDMRTCSKQSRDSCALGHDCEHICVNNIDDYYCRCWEGFVLNEDMKTCSKQSGSQALPVPGLDSCALGHDCEHICVNDNGGFYCRCWDGFVLNEDMKTCSKQSGSRALLVTGHDSCALGHDCEHICVNDNGDYYCRCWEGFVLNEDMKSCSMQSRDSCALGHDCEHICVNNNDDYYCRCLEGFVLNEDMKSCSKQSGSRALLVTGRDSCALGHDCEHICVNDNGDYYCRCLEGFDLNEDMKTCSKQSRSRALLATGRDSCALGHDCEHICVNANGDYYCRCWEGFVLSEDMKSCSKQSLDPCAVGHDCEHICVNSNASYYCKCREGFVLNEDMKTCSKKKEVRAELSVDPCKCEAQLAFQRAVQSSLRDLTGRLDDITRRVDQIESGMRNF; encoded by the exons ATGAAATCCTTATTCAGAGGTCTCGTCTGTTGCCTCTCAGTGTTGGCATTGGAGGTTTGCGAAACTTACTGTCGAGTCAGTGGAGAAGAGGCAGAGCGTATTTTATCCCAAAGTTATGCACAGAGTAGATACCGACAACGTGCTCCTCATCGTGTACCGACATCGGAGAGAACCCTCAATCCTCAAG GGGCAGGACCAAATTGCATAAGCCGACCCCTGGACTTGGTCTTCATCATCGACAGTTCCCGTAGCGTGCGCCCAATTGAGTTCGAGAAGGTCAAGATCTTCCTGGCCGACATGGTGGACACATTGGACATCGGGCCGGACGCCACTCGGGTCGCCGTCGTCAACTACGCCAGCACAGTAAACATCGAGTTCCTGCTAAAGACCTACCTCAACAAGGCCGACATGAAGATGGCCCTGTCACGCATCGAACCACTGGCGGCTGGCACCATGACTGGCCTGGCCATCAAGACCGCCATGGAACAAGCCTTCACCGAGCAGTCCGGCGCTCGGCCGCGTGACAAGAACATCTCTAAGGTGGCCATCATCGTCACTGACGGCCGTCCTCAGGACCAGGTGGAAGAGGTGTCTGCTGCGGCTAGGGCCTCGGGGATAGAGATCTATGCCGTAGGGGTGGATCGAGCCGACATGAGGTCCCTACGCCTTATGGCCAGCAACCCACTGGACGATCACGTCTTCTATGTCGAAACCTACGGTGTTATAGAGAAGCTGACCTCAAAGTTCCGGGAGACCCTGTGTG GTGTGGACTCCTGTGCTCTGGGACATGACTGTGAGCAAATTTGTATCAACAGCATCGACAGCTATTACTGCAGGTGTCGGGAGGACTTTGTCTTGAATGAGGACATGAAAACTTGTTCTAAGCAAA GCAGGTCTCGGGCCTTACGTGTTACAGGTCGTGACTCCTGTGCTCTGGGACATGACTGTGAGCATATTTGTGTGAACGACAACGGCGATTACTACTGCAGGTGTCGGGAAGGCTTTGTCTTGAACGAGGACATGAGAACTTGTTCCAAGCAAA GTCGTGACTCCTGTGCTCTGGGACATGATTGTGAACACATTTGTGTCAACAACATCGACGACTATTACTGCCGGTGTTGGGAAGGCTTTGTCTTGAATGAGGACATGAAAACTTGTTCCAAGCAAA GCGGGTCTCAAGCCTTACCTGTTCCAGGTCTGGACTCATGTGCTCTGGGACATGACTGTGAGCATATTTGTGTGAACGACAACGGTGGCTTTTACTGCAGGTGTTGGGATGGCTTTGTCTTGAATGAGGACATGAAAACTTGTTCCAAGCAAA GCGGGTCTCGAGCCTTACTTGTTACAGGTCATGACTCCTGTGCTCTGGGACATGACTGTGAGCATATTTGTGTGAACGACAACGGCGACTATTACTGCAGGTGTTGGGAGGGCTTTGTCTTGAACGAGGACATGAAATCTTGTTCTATGCAAA GTCGTGACTCCTGTGCTCTGGGACATGACTGTGAGCATATTTGTGTGAACAACAATGACGACTATTACTGCAGGTGTCTGGAGGGCTTTGTCTTGAACGAGGACATGAAATCATGTTCTAAGCAAA GTGGGTCTCGAGCCTTACTTGTTACAGGTCGTGACTCCTGTGCTCTGGGACATGACTGTGAGCATATTTGTGTGAACGACAATGGCGACTATTACTGCAGGTGTCTGGAGGGCTTTGACTTGAATGAGGACATGAAAACTTGTTCTAAGCAAA GCAGGTCTCGGGCCTTACTTGCTACAGGTCGTGACTCCTGTGCTCTGGGACATGACTGTGAACATATTTGTGTGAACGCCAACGGCGACTATTACTGCAGGTGTTGGGAGGGCTTTGTCTTGAGCGAGGACATGAAATCTTGTTCCAAGCAAA GTCTGGACCCCTGTGCCGTGGGACATGACTGCGAGCATATATGCGTCAACAGCAATGCCTCATATTATTGCAAGTGTCGGGAGGGCTTTGTTTTGAACGAGGACATGAAAACTTGTTCCAAGAAAA aAGAGGTAAGGGCGGAGCTGTCAGTAGACCCTTGCAAGTGCGAGGCTCAGCTGGCCTTCCAGAGAGCAGTGCAGTCCTCTCTCCGGGACCTGACTGGCAG ACTAGATGACATCACAAGGAGAGTTGACCAGATTGAGAGCGGAATGCGTAATTTCTAA
- the ttc32 gene encoding tetratricopeptide repeat protein 32 yields MESAQMENDCLRVLEQAHIEFNNNNFNKAEDLYTEFITSCQTRKCDAHDLAIAFNNRGQIKYKRVDFYEAMEDYTLAIQANSRFEVPFYNRGLIRYRLGFFQEAEEDFRKTLDLNPAFEDAKLSLKQTKIDREHRISRGY; encoded by the exons ATGGAATCAGCTCAAATGGAAAACGATTGTTTGCGTGTTTTAGAGCAAGCTCATATAGAGTTTAATAACAACAACTTTAATAAGGCCGAGGATTTATATACAGAGTTCATCACATCTTGTCAAACAAG AAAATGTGACGCACATGACCTTGCTATCGCCTTTAACAACCGTGGGCAAATCAAGTACAAGAGGGTTGATTTCTACGAAGCAATGGAGGACTACACTCTCGCTATTCAGGCGAATAGCCGCTTCGAAGTCCCGTTCTACAATAGAGGCCTTATACGTTACAGGCTAG GATTCTTCCAAGAAGCAGAGGAAGACTTCCGGAAGACCCTGGATCTGAATCCTGCTTTTGAAGATGCAAAACTCAGTTTAAAGCAGACCAAAATTGACAGAGAACATAGGATAAGCAGAGGGTATTGA